From the Bremerella alba genome, one window contains:
- a CDS encoding potassium channel family protein, producing MVSQHLDPDHPPPPRKQPLTGPIRKMATGAALFVAICVVAVVGYVAHGWRLDDAIYMVIITIFGVGYGEVQPVESIALRALTIMVIIAGYGAVIYTVGGFMQMVVDGELQKALGARRMCMDIDRLDNHAIICGVGRMGSILARELAAQGKSFVVIDTDERRLNSAQELGYLFINGDATDEHVLEQAGIKRAAVLASVLSDDATNVFVSVTARGMNADIMIIARGENPKTEKKLIGCGADKVVLPTAIGAKKLAQMIIRPSAENMLEQVTTQGDMNDELGRIGLQFDELIVADGSSLVDKSIGSIELRSNHGFLIVGLRRKDGSTMLNPTAETILNPGDVVIVLGHSNDIPQLAERFCATRGKVTYRGVAVDS from the coding sequence GTGGTATCACAACATCTCGATCCAGATCATCCGCCTCCCCCGCGAAAGCAGCCCCTGACTGGTCCCATCCGCAAGATGGCCACCGGTGCAGCTTTGTTTGTGGCGATTTGCGTCGTGGCCGTGGTTGGTTACGTGGCTCATGGTTGGCGGCTGGATGATGCCATCTATATGGTGATCATTACGATCTTTGGCGTAGGATATGGCGAAGTCCAACCGGTCGAATCGATCGCTCTGCGTGCTTTGACCATCATGGTGATTATCGCTGGATATGGGGCCGTTATTTATACCGTCGGCGGATTCATGCAGATGGTGGTGGATGGAGAACTTCAGAAGGCCTTGGGAGCGAGACGAATGTGCATGGATATTGATCGATTAGACAATCACGCAATTATCTGTGGTGTTGGCCGCATGGGTTCGATTCTGGCCCGTGAATTAGCCGCCCAAGGCAAGTCGTTTGTAGTGATCGACACAGACGAACGGCGATTGAATTCGGCTCAGGAACTGGGCTATCTATTCATCAACGGAGACGCCACCGACGAGCATGTGCTCGAGCAAGCCGGTATCAAAAGGGCCGCAGTTCTTGCTTCTGTCTTGTCAGACGATGCGACCAACGTATTCGTGTCGGTCACGGCTCGGGGGATGAATGCCGACATCATGATCATCGCACGCGGCGAAAATCCCAAGACCGAAAAGAAGCTCATTGGATGTGGGGCCGATAAGGTCGTTTTGCCAACCGCCATAGGCGCGAAGAAGCTCGCCCAGATGATTATTCGACCGTCGGCTGAGAACATGCTCGAACAAGTAACGACCCAGGGAGACATGAACGACGAACTAGGTCGGATTGGACTTCAGTTCGATGAGTTGATCGTCGCTGATGGTTCCTCACTGGTCGACAAGTCGATTGGCAGTATCGAGCTGCGGAGCAATCATGGCTTTTTGATCGTTGGACTTCGCCGGAAGGATGGCTCGACCATGCTGAACCCCACCGCCGAAACGATACTTAATCCGGGCGACGTGGTGATCGTATTGGGGCATTCCAACGATATCCCGCAGCTTGCCGAACGCTTCTGTGCCACGCGAGGCAAGGTCACCTACCGCGGCGTCGCGGTCGATTCGTAA
- a CDS encoding GNAT family N-acetyltransferase translates to MRLNVQMAKPEDYPELWRLFHDTVHHVNRRDYTPQQLEAWAPEKVDLSHWSLRLEGINPFVVTIEGKIVGFSDVQADGLVDMFYVHHAWQRKGIGSRLFTEIHHKAEQMKLAELHSHVSMTARPFFEVHGFHAVTPQQVTINGVTLKNFLMRKTLSV, encoded by the coding sequence ATGCGATTGAATGTTCAGATGGCCAAGCCGGAAGACTACCCAGAGTTATGGCGGTTGTTCCACGATACCGTGCATCACGTCAACCGGCGGGACTACACACCGCAGCAATTAGAGGCCTGGGCACCTGAAAAGGTCGATCTCTCACACTGGAGCTTACGTCTGGAAGGTATCAATCCGTTTGTGGTGACGATCGAAGGCAAAATCGTTGGATTCTCCGATGTCCAAGCGGATGGGCTGGTCGACATGTTCTATGTGCACCATGCCTGGCAGCGAAAAGGTATCGGTAGCAGGCTTTTCACTGAGATTCACCACAAAGCCGAGCAAATGAAGCTGGCTGAACTTCACTCGCATGTGAGTATGACGGCCAGGCCATTCTTTGAAGTCCACGGATTTCACGCGGTGACCCCTCAGCAGGTCACCATCAACGGTGTAACGCTGAAGAACTTTCTCATGAGAAAGACACTCTCTGTTTAG
- a CDS encoding pectate lyase, translating into MHSIFRAPVAFLLCICLLSHSLSAADGDPTAAEVLVAMKKAATYYHDQVAVHGGYVYFYSPDLTQRFGEGTASPDQIWVQPPGTPTVGMTYLAAYNATTDAFYLNAATETAEALIYGQLNSGGWTNCIDFDPQGQRTAQYRNGKGKGKNNSSLDDDQTQSAIRFLMRVDKAYDFKNEIIHQAVTTALDALLAAQFANGAFPQVWAEPVDQSLPIQPASFPKYDWKTEGRVKNYWNMYTLNDDLAGSVSAVLREAYDTYGDQRYLASLKKLGDFLILAQLPSPQPAWAQQYNYDMNPIWARKFEPAAVAGRESQDAIETLLLIYDVTRDKKYLEPVPKAVKYLEASMLPDGQLARYYELQTNRPLYMNRNGKDYFLTYDDKNLPDHYGWKTGQKLEHLKNEYRKLISSPKSRRASRKVSPDQVKPILASLDDQGRWITTFEEEKLVGDQRFRPGDQYISSQTFAKNIEALSGYLKSSR; encoded by the coding sequence ATGCACAGTATCTTCCGCGCCCCGGTGGCCTTCCTCCTTTGCATTTGTCTTTTAAGTCACTCACTTTCTGCAGCCGACGGCGACCCCACGGCCGCGGAAGTTTTGGTAGCGATGAAGAAAGCTGCTACTTACTACCATGACCAGGTTGCTGTTCATGGGGGCTATGTCTATTTCTATAGTCCAGATCTTACCCAGCGTTTCGGCGAAGGAACCGCATCGCCCGATCAAATTTGGGTTCAACCGCCAGGCACACCCACGGTTGGCATGACCTACCTTGCTGCCTATAACGCCACGACCGATGCGTTCTACTTAAACGCGGCAACGGAGACCGCCGAAGCGCTCATCTATGGCCAATTAAACTCGGGAGGATGGACGAACTGCATCGATTTCGATCCTCAAGGACAACGCACGGCTCAATACCGAAACGGCAAGGGGAAAGGCAAAAACAATTCCTCGCTGGACGACGATCAAACCCAATCGGCAATTCGCTTTCTGATGCGAGTCGATAAAGCATACGACTTCAAAAATGAAATAATACATCAGGCAGTCACAACGGCACTGGATGCCTTACTTGCGGCCCAGTTCGCCAATGGTGCGTTTCCCCAAGTTTGGGCCGAGCCAGTCGATCAATCGTTACCTATTCAGCCGGCAAGCTTTCCGAAATATGACTGGAAAACCGAGGGCCGCGTTAAGAACTATTGGAACATGTACACCTTGAACGATGACCTGGCCGGCAGCGTCTCGGCGGTTTTAAGAGAAGCGTATGATACCTATGGAGACCAACGATATCTGGCGTCACTTAAGAAGCTGGGAGATTTCCTGATACTGGCCCAACTGCCGAGCCCGCAACCGGCATGGGCTCAGCAATACAACTACGACATGAATCCGATCTGGGCGCGTAAATTCGAACCCGCTGCCGTGGCAGGTCGGGAATCTCAAGATGCGATTGAAACGCTACTGCTAATTTATGACGTGACTCGCGACAAGAAGTATCTAGAACCCGTTCCCAAAGCCGTGAAGTATCTTGAAGCGTCGATGCTTCCGGATGGGCAACTTGCACGCTACTACGAACTACAAACCAATCGCCCGCTCTACATGAATCGCAACGGCAAGGATTACTTCCTGACCTACGATGACAAGAATCTGCCTGACCACTACGGCTGGAAAACAGGCCAGAAACTGGAGCATCTAAAGAACGAGTACCGCAAACTGATCAGTTCTCCGAAGTCTCGTCGCGCGAGTCGAAAGGTCTCGCCCGACCAGGTTAAGCCCATTCTCGCAAGCCTGGACGATCAAGGGCGATGGATTACCACCTTCGAGGAAGAGAAACTTGTTGGCGATCAACGATTTCGTCCTGGCGACCAGTACATATCCAGTCAAACGTTTGCCAAGAACATCGAAGCGCTCAGCGGGTATCTTAAGTCGTCTCGCTAA
- a CDS encoding VOC family protein — protein sequence MTQSTPAINRAGLIPYLVCDPCSEAIEFYKKAFAAEEKFRLPTEAGDKYMHVELTIGGASIFMADDFPEYCEGKSQSPKSLGGTPVTIHRYVTDCDAAIAQAEAAGATIKMPPTDMFWGDRYGMIVDPFGHTWSFATPQREVGMDELNRAVQSMGKQQ from the coding sequence ATGACTCAATCCACCCCCGCTATTAACCGCGCCGGCCTTATTCCTTACTTGGTATGCGATCCCTGTTCAGAAGCGATCGAGTTTTACAAGAAAGCGTTCGCGGCCGAAGAGAAGTTCCGCTTGCCGACCGAAGCAGGCGATAAATACATGCACGTCGAACTAACGATCGGCGGTGCTAGCATTTTTATGGCCGATGACTTTCCCGAATACTGCGAAGGCAAATCGCAATCTCCTAAGTCTTTGGGCGGCACTCCGGTTACCATCCATCGCTATGTCACGGACTGCGATGCAGCCATTGCTCAGGCGGAAGCGGCCGGGGCCACGATCAAGATGCCACCAACCGATATGTTTTGGGGAGATCGCTACGGAATGATCGTTGATCCATTCGGACATACCTGGTCGTTCGCGACGCCTCAGCGAGAGGTCGGCATGGATGAACTGAATCGTGCCGTTCAGTCGATGGGCAAGCAGCAATAA